In the Telopea speciosissima isolate NSW1024214 ecotype Mountain lineage chromosome 2, Tspe_v1, whole genome shotgun sequence genome, one interval contains:
- the LOC122652089 gene encoding probable receptor-like protein kinase At1g30570 — protein sequence MGVLVLICLLSVFASAKNVEAETKSFLIDCGTNSSVNVDGRKWVGDLAPDNNLTLSSPGIVASNVTFNGDSTYGTLYKTARLFTESANYTFKVDPGNYYLRLHFSPFSFESQNVNESKFDVMANNLKLVSEFSVPGEISWKISYMQSLGSNSSESSLVKEYFLGVDSGQLVVKFMPTGGSFAFVNAIEVIPVTSQLFVDSVSKVGGNGVTSDLNLGVRGIETMYRLNVGGSEIEPTQDQDLWRKWEPDTSYMFASDAGSSIKNKSNITYSSMNDSSVAPLIVYETARAMINNEVLEKRFNMSWKFNVDPNFDYIVRLHFCELVYDKANQRTFRIFINNRTAAENFDVFVRAGGMNKAYHKDYFDVVSPLIDTLWIQLGPETMYGAAGTDALLNGLEIFKLSRSGNLAPVSERFGSGGDDVSAKTLKNHILWIGIAAGIASIFILAALFTLFFCLRKRRKNACPTKENPTGWRPLFLHETIGNSGTGARGSKFPGGYLNLNGSTASVRVGKRFTIAEIRAATKNFDESLVIGVGGFGKVYKGEIEDGTLAAIKRAHPQSEQGLAEFETEIEMLSKLRHRHLVSMIGFCEENNEMILVYEYMANGTLRNHLFGSDLPPLTWKQRLEICIGAARGLHYLHTGAERGIIHRDVKTTNILLDETFVAKMADFGLSKTGPALDHTHVSTAVKGSFGYLDPEYFRRQKLTEKSDVYSFGVVLFEVVCARPVINPSLPKDQINLAEWALQWQKQRSLEAITDCYLSGNYCSESLKKFGEIAEKCLADEGKNRPTMGEVLWHLEYVLQLHEAWLRSNGGEESSSLVAENVEVGDIEVSQKPPVSQDEEHYIEVRTQDDGVPLTRKTSGLGGTVGFDEFSQLVNPQGR from the coding sequence ATGGGGGTTTTGGTTCTTATTTGTCTGCTTTCCGTTTTTGCTTCTGCGAAAAACGTAGAAGCTGAGACAAAGTCATTTCTGATAGACTGCGGCACGAATTCCAGTGTAAATGTCGACGGAAGGAAATGGGTTGGCGATTTGGCCCCTGATAACAACCTTACTCTCAGTTCTCCAGGTATTGTTGCTTCCAATGTCACATTTAATGGAGATTCAACCTATGGGACTCTCTATAAAACTGCAAGGCTTTTCACAGAGTCTGCTAATTACACATTTAAGGTGGATCCTGGGAACTATTATCTTAGGCTCcatttctctcctttctcttttgaaAGTCAAAATGTGAATGAATCTAAGTTTGATGTTATGGCCAACAATCTGAAACTAGTTTCAGAGTTCAGTGTCCCTGGGGAAATATCCTGGAAGATTTCCTACATGCAGAGCTTGGGGAGTAACTCGAGTGAATCCTCTTTGGTGAAAGAATACTTCCTTGGTGTTGATTCGGGACAGCTTGTGGTCAAGTTCATGCCGACTGGAGGATCTTTTGCATTCGTTAATGCAATTGAAGTTATACCAGTTACCAGTCAACTTTTTGTGGATTCTGTAAGTAAGGTGGGAGGAAATGGTGTCACCAGTGATTTAAATTTGGGGGTAAGAGGGATTGAGACCATGTATAGATTGAATGTTGGGGGCTCTGAGATTGAACCCACGCAGGATCAAGATCTTTGGAGAAAGTGGGAACCAGATACTAGCTATATGTTTGCCTCAGATGCTGGATCTTCAATCAAGAACAAATCTAATATTACTTACTCATCAATGAATGATTCTTCAGTTGCACCTCTTATTGTGTACGAGACGGCAAGAGCTATGATCAACAATGAAGTCTTGGAAAAGAGATTCAACATGTCATGGAAATTCAATGTGGATCCCAACTTCGATTATATAGTCCGGTTACATTTCTGTGAGCTTGTCTATGACAAAGCAAACCAACGAACCTTCAGGATATTCATTAATAACCGGACTGCAGCAGAGAATTTTGATGTGTTTGTACGAGCAGGGGGAATGAACAAGGCATATCATAAGGATTACTTCGATGTGGTGTCTCCACTGATTGACACTCTTTGGATTCAACTTGGACCAGAGACCATGTATGGTGCTGCAGGGACTGATGCACTTTTGAATGGGTTGGAGATCTTCAAGCTCAGTCGAAGTGGGAATCTTGCCCCTGTATCAGAGAGATTTGGTTCTGGTGGGGATGATGTTTCGGccaaaactttaaaaaatcaCATTCTTTGGATAGGAATTGCAGCAGGTATAGCTTCTATCTTCATTCTTGCAGCTTTATTCACTCTATTCTTCTGTTTACGCAAGCGGAGGAAGAATGCATGTCCTACAAAAGAAAACCCCACTGGTTGGCGCCCATTGTTCCTTCATGAAACCATTGGAAACAGCGGCACTGGTGCCAGGGGATCTAAATTTCCGGGAGGATATCTGAATCTAAATGGCTCTACAGCTTCAGTTAGAGTTGGCAAACGGTTCACAATAGCAGAGATCCGAGCTGCAACAAAGAATTTTGATGAGTCATTAGTGATTGGAGTTGGTGGCTTTGGCAAAGTTTACAAGGGTGAAATCGAAGATGGCACTCTGGCAGCAATCAAGCGTGCCCATCCACAGTCGGAGCAAGGGCTGGCAGAATTTGAGACGGAGATTGAGATGCTATCGAAGCTCAGGCATAGACATCTGGTTTCCATGATTGGGTTCTGTGAGGAAAATAATGAGATGATTTTGGTGTATGAGTATATGGCAAATGGGACTCTAAGGAATCATCTCTTTGGGAGTGATCTCCCACCATTGACATGGAAGCAGCGATTAGAGATATGCATAGGTGCTGCACGCGGGCTCCACTACCTCCACACAGGGGCGGAGAGGGGTATAATCCATAGAGATGTTAAGACAACTAACATACTATTGGATGAGACCTTTGTAGCTAAGATGGCTGATTTTGGGTTGTCAAAAACAGGTCCTGCATTGGATCATACCCATGTTAGTACTGCTGTAAAGGGAAGCTTTGGATATCTTGATCCCGAATACTTCCGAAGGCAGAAATTGACTGAAAAGTCTGACGTCTACTCTTTTGGTGTAGTACTGTTTGAAGTAGTTTGTGCACGACCAGTTATAAATCCAAGTTTACCAAAAGATCAGATTAATCTTGCAGAATGGGCACTCCAATGGCAAAAGCAGAGATCACTTGAAGCCATCACAGATTGTTATCTTTCAGGGAATTACTGTTCAGAATCATTGAAGAAATTTGGGGAGATTGCAGAGAAATGCCTTGCTGATGAGGGTAAGAACCGGCCCACAATGGGGGAAGTGTTGTGGCATTTGGAGTATGTCTTGCAGCTGCATGAAGCTTGGTTACGAAGCAATGGTGGGGAAGAATCCAGCAGTTTGGTTGCTGAGAATGTGGAAGTAGGAGACATAGAAGTGTCTCAGAAACCACCAGTCAGTCAAGATGAAGAACACTATATTGAAGTGAGGACTCAGGATGATGGCGTACCATTGACAAGGAAAACCAGCGGATTGGGTGGTACAGTTGGGTTTGATGAGTTCTCTCAGCTGGTTAACCCTCAAGGCAGGTGA
- the LOC122649798 gene encoding aspartyl protease family protein At5g10770-like, giving the protein MATTNPLISGGVLFSSLLCLLFCSENACAYEGRVRGETMETHHQQHSHVIKISDLLPAPVCSTSTSTPKGNINAKTLLKVVHKHGPCSKHGSKQKAKNHTPTQILLQDQSRVEMIKSRLTNASKGDQVQGSKATIPLHSGHSLGTGNYIVTVGIGSPQKDFSLVFDTGSDLTWIQCQPCVGSCYTQQEPIFNPSKSSSYSNITCKAKECSSLKSAPFIATGCTSSTTCLYAIQYRDQSYSVGYFASETLTIKSSDVFHKFMFGCGENNDGLFGRTAGLLGLGRYNISMISQTYKKYGGLFSYCIPSTSSSTGYLAFGHKGNTISSEVKFTPLLVNSKYPSFYFLDLIGISVGRDKLPINESVFATSGTLIDSGTVITRLQPSAYSALRSSFRQSMSSYPMADALSILDTCYNFTGYDTITIPKIALNFRGGIAVDIDGTGIMYVRTIDQVCLAFAGNSDAGNIAILGNSQQKRLDLIYDIAKNRLGFGPGGCN; this is encoded by the exons ATGGCCACTACCAATCCCTTAATCTCTGGTGGagttctcttttcctctcttctgtGTCTCCTGTTCTGTTCTGAGAATGCCTGTGCCTATGAAGGAAGAGTAAGAGGAGAGACTATGGAGACTCATCACCAACAACATAGTCATGTGATCAAGATCAGTGATCTCCTCCCTGCACCAGTTTGctccacctccacttccacTCCCAAAGGTAAC ATAAATGCTAAGACATTGTTGAAAGTAGTTCACAAGCATGGCCCATGTTCCAAACATGGCTCCAAGCAGAAGGCAAAAAATCATACTCCTACTCAGATCCTCCTCCAAGACCAATCCCGAGTCGAGATGATCAAATCTCGACTCACCAATGCTTCGAAAGGGGATCAGGTACAAGGCTCGAAGGCTACGATCCCATTACATTCAGGACATTCATTGGGTACCGGAAACTACATTGTGACCGTGGGGATTGGTTCTCCCCAAAAAGATTTCTCGCTCGTATTCGACACCGGTAGCGACCTAACTTGGATTCAATGTCAACCTTGTGTGGGTTCTTGCTATACACAACAAGAACCAATATTCAATCCTAGTAAGTCATCTTCTTATTCCAATATCACTTGCAAAGCCAAGGAGTGTTCTTCACTCAAATCTGCCCCCTTCATTGCCACCGGCTGCACTTCTTCCACTACTTGCTTATATGCTATTCAATATCGTGATCAATCATACTCTGTTGGGTACTTTGCAAGTGAAACCTTAACAATCAAATCCTCTGATGTGTTCCACAAATTCATGTTTGGATGTGGAGAAAACAATGATGGGCTGTTTGGTAGAACGGCTGGGCTGCTTGGACTGGGCCGGTACAATATATCCATGATATCCCAAACATACAAAAAATATGGTGGGCTTTTCTCCTATTGTATTCCATCCACATCTAGCTCAACTGGGTACCTAGCCTTCGGACATAAAGGAAATACCATCTCCTCTGAAGTCAAATTCACACCCTTGTTAGTGAACTCTAAGTATCCCTCATTCTACTTCCTAGACCTAATAGGAATAAGTGTTGGGAGAGATAAGTTGCCCATCAATGAATCAGTATTTGCAACTTCAGGAACTCTTATAGATTCCGGCACCGTCATTACCCGTTTGCAACCGTCAGCTTATTCCGCCCTCCGATCATCCTTTAGGCAATCGATGTCGAGCTACCCTATGGCCGATGCTCTTTCAATACTCGATACGTGTTACAATTTTACGGGTTACGACACGATAACCATACCAAAGATAGCCTTGAATTTTCGTGGTGGCATTGCGGTGGACATCGACGGGACCGGAATCATGTATGTTCGAACTATAGACCAAGTCTGCTTGGCTTTTGCAGGAAATAGTGATGCAGGGAACATAGCCATACTTGGAAATAGCCAACAAAAAAGGCTGGACTTGATCTATGATAttgccaaaaataggcttggattCGGCCCTGGAGGTTGTAACTGA
- the LOC122652848 gene encoding GDP-L-galactose phosphorylase 1-like isoform X2 encodes MFTVKQFEEDSCMLKYDAASEHSQCPWMPLQGTKIPLYWLGSQSALDNGACGRLSCTPTEEQSLLDSLFLAQWEDCAWKGFLRYDVTACELKVIDGRRKFVGQLNEGWNLNNFLKQNPFTFQCMKKHRELLLFAIASVEITNPEIIHSATVPDDASLVVVNANPVEYGHVFLVPHGLNSLSQLMDARALEMVTRVAVEINNCSFRVFYDYSSANHPYFQACYFANPLPVELMPVVTIHGRQKLEGLHIYEVKDYPVKAFLFIGNGNLKMLIEVVAQICSWLQDQKVPYSLLISDCGTKMYLFPQADRKQHLFVDREGNCGPLISLTWPKLNH; translated from the exons ATGTTTACAGTAAAGCAGTTCGAAGAGGACTCCTGTATGTTGAAATATGATGCTGCTTCTGAGCACTCACAATGCCCTTGGATGCCTTTGCAAG GTACCAAGATTCCTCTTTACTGGCTGGGTAGCCAGTCTGCTTTAGACAATGGTGCATGTGGACGGCTTTCATGCACTCCTACAGAAGAGCAAAGCCTTCTGGattctctttttcttgctcAG TGGGAAGATTGTGCCTGGAAAGGCTTTCTCAGATATGATGTTACCGCTTGTGAATTGAAG GTCATTGATGGCCGGAGAAAATTTGTTGGTCAATTGAATGAAGGATGGAATTTGAACAATTTTCTGAAGCAGAATCCTTTCACATTTCAATGCATGAAGAAGCACAGGGAGCTGCTACTCTTTGCTATTGCAAGTGTAGAAATAACAAACCCGGAGATTATTCATTCAGCCACAGTACCTGATGATGCTTCACTGGTTGTTGTTAAT GCAAATCCTGTTGAATATGGCCATGTTTTCCTGGTACCACATGGCTTGAACAGTCTCTCTCAGTTGATGGATGCCAGAGCATTAGAAATGGTTACACGGGTTGCTGTTGAGATAAATAACTGCTCTTTCCGTGTGTTCTATGACTACTCAAGTGCTAATCATCCATATTTTCAG GCTTGCTACTTTGCAAACCCTTTACCTGTGGAACTCATGCCAGTTGTGACAATACATGGTCGCCAAAAATTAGAGGGTTTACATATCTATGAGGTCAAAGATTACCCGGTGAAGGCTTTCTTGTTCATTGGCAATGGGAACTTGAAAATGCTGATTGAGGTAGTTGCACAGATATGCTCCTGGTTACAGGACCAGAAGGTCCCATATAGTCTGCTGATATCTGATTGCGGCACAAAGATGTATTTGTTTCCACAG GCAGATAGGAAGCAACACTTGTTTGTGGATAGGGAAGGCAATTGCGGGCCCTTGATTTCTCTGACTTGGCCAAAGCTGAACCATTGA
- the LOC122652848 gene encoding GDP-L-galactose phosphorylase 1-like isoform X1, producing the protein MFTVKQFEEDSCMLKYDAASEHSQCPWMPLQGTKIPLYWLGSQSALDNGACGRLSCTPTEEQSLLDSLFLAQWEDCAWKGFLRYDVTACELKVIDGRRKFVGQLNEGWNLNNFLKQNPFTFQCMKKHRELLLFAIASVEITNPEIIHSATVPDDASLVVVNANPVEYGHVFLVPHGLNSLSQLMDARALEMVTRVAVEINNCSFRVFYDYSSANHPYFQACYFANPLPVELMPVVTIHGRQKLEGLHIYEVKDYPVKAFLFIGNGNLKMLIEVVAQICSWLQDQKVPYSLLISDCGTKMYLFPQQLVVACSLSAWECGGYIVFKDKFEFDQATEEAVLERLGAFSLDDECFSVVKQLCCSVASKLVT; encoded by the exons ATGTTTACAGTAAAGCAGTTCGAAGAGGACTCCTGTATGTTGAAATATGATGCTGCTTCTGAGCACTCACAATGCCCTTGGATGCCTTTGCAAG GTACCAAGATTCCTCTTTACTGGCTGGGTAGCCAGTCTGCTTTAGACAATGGTGCATGTGGACGGCTTTCATGCACTCCTACAGAAGAGCAAAGCCTTCTGGattctctttttcttgctcAG TGGGAAGATTGTGCCTGGAAAGGCTTTCTCAGATATGATGTTACCGCTTGTGAATTGAAG GTCATTGATGGCCGGAGAAAATTTGTTGGTCAATTGAATGAAGGATGGAATTTGAACAATTTTCTGAAGCAGAATCCTTTCACATTTCAATGCATGAAGAAGCACAGGGAGCTGCTACTCTTTGCTATTGCAAGTGTAGAAATAACAAACCCGGAGATTATTCATTCAGCCACAGTACCTGATGATGCTTCACTGGTTGTTGTTAAT GCAAATCCTGTTGAATATGGCCATGTTTTCCTGGTACCACATGGCTTGAACAGTCTCTCTCAGTTGATGGATGCCAGAGCATTAGAAATGGTTACACGGGTTGCTGTTGAGATAAATAACTGCTCTTTCCGTGTGTTCTATGACTACTCAAGTGCTAATCATCCATATTTTCAG GCTTGCTACTTTGCAAACCCTTTACCTGTGGAACTCATGCCAGTTGTGACAATACATGGTCGCCAAAAATTAGAGGGTTTACATATCTATGAGGTCAAAGATTACCCGGTGAAGGCTTTCTTGTTCATTGGCAATGGGAACTTGAAAATGCTGATTGAGGTAGTTGCACAGATATGCTCCTGGTTACAGGACCAGAAGGTCCCATATAGTCTGCTGATATCTGATTGCGGCACAAAGATGTATTTGTTTCCACAG CAATTGGTGGTGGCTTGCAGCCTTTCTGCTTGGGAATGTGGGGGATACATTGTGTTCAAGGATAAGTTTGAGTTTGATCAAGCTACTGAGGAGGCTGTGCTGGAGCGTTTGGGTGCTTTCTCACTCGATGATGAATGCTTCAGTGTAGTCAAGCAGCTTTGCTGCAGTGTGGCAAGCAAGCTTGTTACTTGA
- the LOC122652848 gene encoding GDP-L-galactose phosphorylase 1-like isoform X3, with translation MFTVKQFEEDSCMLKYDAASEHSQCPWMPLQGTKIPLYWLGSQSALDNGACGRLSCTPTEEQSLLDSLFLAQWEDCAWKGFLRYDVTACELKVIDGRRKFVGQLNEGWNLNNFLKQNPFTFQCMKKHRELLLFAIASVEITNPEIIHSATVPDDASLVVVNANPVEYGHVFLVPHGLNSLSQLMDARALEMVTRVAVEINNCSFRVFYDYSSANHPYFQACYFANPLPVELMPVVTIHGRQKLEGLHIYEVKDYPVKAFLFIGNGNLKMLIEVVAQICSWLQDQKVPYSLLISDCGTKMYLFPQIGSNTCLWIGKAIAGP, from the exons ATGTTTACAGTAAAGCAGTTCGAAGAGGACTCCTGTATGTTGAAATATGATGCTGCTTCTGAGCACTCACAATGCCCTTGGATGCCTTTGCAAG GTACCAAGATTCCTCTTTACTGGCTGGGTAGCCAGTCTGCTTTAGACAATGGTGCATGTGGACGGCTTTCATGCACTCCTACAGAAGAGCAAAGCCTTCTGGattctctttttcttgctcAG TGGGAAGATTGTGCCTGGAAAGGCTTTCTCAGATATGATGTTACCGCTTGTGAATTGAAG GTCATTGATGGCCGGAGAAAATTTGTTGGTCAATTGAATGAAGGATGGAATTTGAACAATTTTCTGAAGCAGAATCCTTTCACATTTCAATGCATGAAGAAGCACAGGGAGCTGCTACTCTTTGCTATTGCAAGTGTAGAAATAACAAACCCGGAGATTATTCATTCAGCCACAGTACCTGATGATGCTTCACTGGTTGTTGTTAAT GCAAATCCTGTTGAATATGGCCATGTTTTCCTGGTACCACATGGCTTGAACAGTCTCTCTCAGTTGATGGATGCCAGAGCATTAGAAATGGTTACACGGGTTGCTGTTGAGATAAATAACTGCTCTTTCCGTGTGTTCTATGACTACTCAAGTGCTAATCATCCATATTTTCAG GCTTGCTACTTTGCAAACCCTTTACCTGTGGAACTCATGCCAGTTGTGACAATACATGGTCGCCAAAAATTAGAGGGTTTACATATCTATGAGGTCAAAGATTACCCGGTGAAGGCTTTCTTGTTCATTGGCAATGGGAACTTGAAAATGCTGATTGAGGTAGTTGCACAGATATGCTCCTGGTTACAGGACCAGAAGGTCCCATATAGTCTGCTGATATCTGATTGCGGCACAAAGATGTATTTGTTTCCACAG ATAGGAAGCAACACTTGTTTGTGGATAGGGAAGGCAATTGCGGGCCCTTGA
- the LOC122652848 gene encoding GDP-L-galactose phosphorylase 1-like isoform X4, whose translation MFTVKQFEEDSCMLKYDAASEHSQCPWMPLQGTKIPLYWLGSQSALDNGACGRLSCTPTEEQSLLDSLFLAQWEDCAWKGFLRYDVTACELKVIDGRRKFVGQLNEGWNLNNFLKQNPFTFQCMKKHRELLLFAIASVEITNPEIIHSATVPDDASLVVVNACYFANPLPVELMPVVTIHGRQKLEGLHIYEVKDYPVKAFLFIGNGNLKMLIEVVAQICSWLQDQKVPYSLLISDCGTKMYLFPQQLVVACSLSAWECGGYIVFKDKFEFDQATEEAVLERLGAFSLDDECFSVVKQLCCSVASKLVT comes from the exons ATGTTTACAGTAAAGCAGTTCGAAGAGGACTCCTGTATGTTGAAATATGATGCTGCTTCTGAGCACTCACAATGCCCTTGGATGCCTTTGCAAG GTACCAAGATTCCTCTTTACTGGCTGGGTAGCCAGTCTGCTTTAGACAATGGTGCATGTGGACGGCTTTCATGCACTCCTACAGAAGAGCAAAGCCTTCTGGattctctttttcttgctcAG TGGGAAGATTGTGCCTGGAAAGGCTTTCTCAGATATGATGTTACCGCTTGTGAATTGAAG GTCATTGATGGCCGGAGAAAATTTGTTGGTCAATTGAATGAAGGATGGAATTTGAACAATTTTCTGAAGCAGAATCCTTTCACATTTCAATGCATGAAGAAGCACAGGGAGCTGCTACTCTTTGCTATTGCAAGTGTAGAAATAACAAACCCGGAGATTATTCATTCAGCCACAGTACCTGATGATGCTTCACTGGTTGTTGTTAAT GCTTGCTACTTTGCAAACCCTTTACCTGTGGAACTCATGCCAGTTGTGACAATACATGGTCGCCAAAAATTAGAGGGTTTACATATCTATGAGGTCAAAGATTACCCGGTGAAGGCTTTCTTGTTCATTGGCAATGGGAACTTGAAAATGCTGATTGAGGTAGTTGCACAGATATGCTCCTGGTTACAGGACCAGAAGGTCCCATATAGTCTGCTGATATCTGATTGCGGCACAAAGATGTATTTGTTTCCACAG CAATTGGTGGTGGCTTGCAGCCTTTCTGCTTGGGAATGTGGGGGATACATTGTGTTCAAGGATAAGTTTGAGTTTGATCAAGCTACTGAGGAGGCTGTGCTGGAGCGTTTGGGTGCTTTCTCACTCGATGATGAATGCTTCAGTGTAGTCAAGCAGCTTTGCTGCAGTGTGGCAAGCAAGCTTGTTACTTGA